A window from Halomicrobium urmianum encodes these proteins:
- the gatA gene encoding Asp-tRNA(Asn)/Glu-tRNA(Gln) amidotransferase subunit GatA — MSSEYNGYVTAERIEGADDGPLSDWTVAVKDNISTEGVRTTCGSDMLADYVPPYDATVVERLTEAGATIPGKTNMDEFGMGTTTETSAFGATDNPAAPGHVPGGSSGGSAAVVAAGDADAALGTDTGGSVRCPAAFCGVVGLKPTYGLVSRYGLVAYANSLEQIGPIAPTVEEAAELLEVIAGPDERDATTRDAREALRASDERAGDAREQENGADYEFADAADGDVDGMSIGVPTELVEGADEEVVEVFWDALDELESQGASYHEVDLPSVEHAVEAYYVIAMSEASSNLARFDGVRYGQSGGFEGDWNESFARSREEGFGQEVKRRVLLGTYALSAGYQDKYYRKAQDARAWVKQDFDEALSEADVLASPTMPVPPMELGESLDDPLQMYLADANTTPVNLANLPAITVPAGETGDDLPVGLQFVGPAFDEREIIRAGSALA, encoded by the coding sequence ATGTCGAGCGAGTACAACGGCTACGTCACGGCGGAGCGCATCGAGGGCGCCGACGACGGCCCGCTGTCCGACTGGACCGTCGCCGTCAAGGACAACATCTCGACCGAGGGCGTCCGGACGACCTGCGGGTCGGACATGCTGGCCGACTACGTCCCGCCCTACGACGCCACGGTCGTCGAGCGCCTGACCGAGGCCGGCGCGACCATCCCCGGGAAGACCAACATGGACGAGTTCGGGATGGGGACGACGACCGAGACGTCGGCGTTCGGCGCCACTGACAACCCCGCAGCGCCGGGCCACGTCCCGGGCGGCTCTTCCGGCGGTTCGGCCGCCGTCGTGGCCGCGGGCGACGCCGACGCAGCGCTCGGCACCGACACCGGCGGCTCCGTCCGCTGTCCCGCCGCCTTCTGCGGCGTCGTCGGCCTCAAGCCCACCTACGGGCTGGTCTCCCGGTACGGGCTGGTCGCCTACGCCAACTCCCTGGAGCAGATCGGGCCCATCGCGCCCACCGTCGAGGAGGCCGCCGAGCTGCTGGAGGTCATCGCCGGCCCCGACGAGCGCGACGCGACGACCAGGGACGCCCGCGAGGCGCTACGCGCCTCGGACGAGCGAGCGGGCGACGCCCGCGAGCAAGAGAACGGCGCGGACTACGAGTTCGCCGACGCCGCCGACGGCGACGTCGACGGCATGTCCATCGGCGTGCCCACGGAGCTCGTCGAGGGCGCCGACGAGGAGGTCGTCGAGGTCTTCTGGGACGCCCTGGACGAACTGGAATCGCAGGGCGCGTCCTACCACGAGGTCGACCTCCCCTCCGTCGAGCACGCCGTTGAGGCCTACTACGTCATCGCGATGTCGGAGGCCTCCTCGAACCTGGCCCGCTTCGACGGCGTCCGGTACGGTCAGAGCGGCGGCTTCGAGGGCGACTGGAACGAGAGCTTCGCTCGCTCCCGCGAGGAGGGCTTCGGCCAGGAGGTCAAACGCCGGGTCCTGCTGGGCACTTACGCCCTCTCCGCGGGCTACCAGGACAAGTACTACCGGAAGGCCCAGGACGCCCGCGCCTGGGTCAAGCAGGACTTCGACGAGGCGCTCTCCGAGGCCGACGTGCTCGCGTCGCCGACCATGCCCGTCCCGCCGATGGAACTGGGCGAGAGCCTCGACGACCCCCTGCAGATGTACCTCGCCGACGCCAATACGACGCCGGTGAACCTCGCGAACCTCCCGGCCATCACCGTCCCCGCCGGCGAGACGGGCGACGATCTCCCGGTCGGCCTCCAGTTCGTCGGCCCCGCCTTCGACGAGCGCGAGATCATCCGCGCCGGCAGCGCGCTGGCCTGA
- the gatC gene encoding Asp-tRNA(Asn)/Glu-tRNA(Gln) amidotransferase subunit GatC, whose protein sequence is MSDDAVDPDDVRHVADLARVDLDDEEVERFTAQFGDILSYFETLDEVPEVDREADLTNVMRPDEVRDSLDREEALRNAPETEEGYFKGPKVS, encoded by the coding sequence ATGAGCGACGACGCCGTCGATCCGGACGACGTCCGCCACGTGGCGGACCTGGCCCGCGTCGACCTCGACGACGAGGAGGTCGAGCGATTCACGGCGCAGTTCGGCGACATCCTCTCGTACTTCGAGACGCTCGACGAGGTCCCCGAGGTCGACCGCGAGGCGGACCTCACGAACGTGATGCGGCCCGACGAGGTCCGCGACAGCCTCGACCGGGAGGAGGCGCTGCGCAACGCCCCCGAGACCGAGGAGGGGTACTTCAAAGGTCCGAAGGTGTCGTGA
- a CDS encoding transcription initiation factor IIB — MTDTTIRRYTSESERTDETEDEQEEELVCPECGGDLVSDEERGETVCEECGLVVEEDEIDPGPEWRAFDSKEKDEKSRVGAPTTNMMHDKGLSTNIGWQDKDAYGNSLSSRQREKMQRLRTWNERFRTRDSKERNLKQALGEIDRMASALGLPENVRETASVIYRRALDEDLLPGRSIEGVATASLYAAARQAGTPRSLDELTAVSRVDKDEIARTYRYVVRELGLEIQPADPESYVPRFSSDLELSDEVERRARQLLQNAKDQGVHSGKSPVGLAAAAVYAASLLTNEKVTQSQVSEVANISEVTIRNRYHELLEAEEDIQSV, encoded by the coding sequence ATGACCGACACCACTATCAGACGGTACACGAGCGAGAGCGAGCGCACCGACGAGACGGAAGACGAGCAGGAGGAGGAACTGGTCTGTCCGGAGTGTGGTGGCGACCTGGTCTCCGACGAGGAGCGCGGCGAGACGGTCTGCGAGGAGTGCGGTCTCGTCGTCGAGGAGGACGAGATCGATCCCGGGCCCGAGTGGCGTGCGTTCGACTCGAAGGAGAAAGACGAGAAGTCCCGCGTCGGCGCGCCGACGACCAACATGATGCACGACAAGGGGCTGTCGACCAACATCGGCTGGCAGGACAAGGACGCCTACGGCAACTCGCTGTCCTCGCGCCAGCGCGAGAAGATGCAGCGCCTCCGAACGTGGAACGAGCGGTTCCGGACCCGCGACTCCAAGGAGCGTAACCTCAAGCAGGCGCTGGGCGAGATCGACCGCATGGCCTCCGCGCTCGGCCTGCCCGAGAACGTCCGCGAGACGGCGTCGGTCATCTACCGCCGCGCGCTGGACGAGGACCTGCTGCCGGGCCGGTCCATCGAGGGCGTCGCGACGGCCTCGCTGTACGCCGCGGCCCGACAGGCCGGCACGCCCCGATCGCTGGACGAGCTCACCGCCGTCTCCCGGGTCGACAAGGACGAGATCGCCCGCACCTACCGCTACGTCGTTCGCGAACTCGGCCTGGAGATCCAGCCCGCCGACCCCGAGAGCTACGTCCCGCGGTTCTCCTCCGACCTGGAGCTGTCCGACGAGGTCGAGCGCCGCGCCCGACAGCTCCTGCAGAACGCCAAGGATCAGGGCGTCCACTCCGGCAAGTCGCCCGTCGGCCTCGCCGCCGCAGCGGTGTACGCCGCCTCGCTGCTGACCAACGAGAAGGTCACCCAGAGCCAGGTCAGCGAGGTCGCCAACATCTCCGAGGTCACTATCCGCAACCGCTACCACGAGCTGCTCGAAGCCGAAGAGGACATCCAGAGCGTCTGA
- a CDS encoding NUDIX hydrolase, protein METTRHFTATTYVVHEGAVALHEHDGIGTWLPPGGHVDRDELPHETAVREVREELGIDVELVAETDAIESDTVEPLPQPRHFQLADVNVTEQGVGHQHVDMVYYARAPHREVDPAEGEQPVETWTWFDREDLTTDDRLDADVVAIGLRAIDAVSDRR, encoded by the coding sequence ATGGAGACCACCCGTCACTTTACTGCGACCACGTACGTCGTCCACGAGGGAGCCGTCGCTCTCCACGAGCACGACGGCATCGGCACGTGGCTGCCGCCCGGCGGCCACGTCGACCGGGACGAACTCCCCCACGAGACGGCGGTCCGCGAGGTCCGCGAGGAGCTCGGCATCGACGTCGAACTCGTCGCGGAGACGGACGCCATCGAGAGCGACACCGTCGAGCCGCTGCCGCAACCGCGGCACTTCCAGCTCGCCGACGTCAACGTGACCGAGCAGGGCGTGGGTCACCAGCACGTCGACATGGTCTACTACGCCCGCGCTCCCCACCGCGAGGTCGACCCCGCCGAGGGCGAACAGCCCGTCGAGACCTGGACGTGGTTCGACCGCGAGGACCTGACGACCGACGACCGCCTCGACGCGGACGTCGTCGCCATCGGGCTCCGGGCCATCGACGCCGTGTCCGACCGCAGGTGA
- a CDS encoding asparagine synthase C-terminal domain-containing protein, translating to MRGASPDLVGTAVDDGDPLPGTRGFAGPLDGALVRDVLGREPLFYDQSASHGAAGESTPDATTGAAGEYTPDATAPTADGAWSHDRRDLSDPEPVPAGYRVTADGTERLWSLPDPEPVDDDERAVAAVRAALDAAVGDAADGGAIADDGDASTAVAFSGGVDSALLAARLDAPLYVAGFPDSHDVEAARSAADLLGRDLTVVELTHDDLERAVPDIVAATGRTNAMAVQIALPLYLTAERAAADGHDRLVLGQGADELFGGYAKVAKAPDDPRVDADTVRGARREVLTGLPDQLERDVLALRAAGVEPVTPLLSDRVVAAALGLSGSQLVRGDERKWALRRAAAEWLPDAVVDRDKKAAQYGSLAARELDRLARQAGYKRRMDDHVTKYVASLVGE from the coding sequence ATGCGGGGGGCATCGCCGGACCTCGTTGGGACGGCCGTCGACGACGGCGACCCGCTCCCGGGGACGCGCGGCTTCGCCGGCCCGCTCGACGGCGCGCTCGTCCGGGACGTCCTCGGACGGGAGCCGCTGTTCTACGATCAAAGTGCGTCCCACGGGGCGGCCGGCGAGTCTACGCCGGACGCGACCACGGGTGCGGCCGGCGAATACACGCCGGACGCGACCGCTCCCACCGCCGACGGCGCGTGGAGCCACGACCGGAGAGACCTCTCGGACCCCGAGCCGGTCCCCGCCGGCTACCGCGTCACGGCGGACGGCACCGAGCGGCTCTGGTCGCTACCAGACCCGGAGCCGGTCGACGACGACGAGCGCGCCGTCGCAGCCGTCCGGGCGGCGCTCGATGCGGCCGTCGGGGACGCGGCGGACGGGGGTGCCATCGCAGACGACGGCGACGCGTCGACGGCCGTCGCCTTCTCCGGCGGCGTCGACTCGGCGCTGCTGGCCGCCCGCCTGGACGCGCCGCTGTACGTCGCCGGCTTCCCGGACAGCCACGACGTCGAGGCGGCCCGGTCGGCCGCAGACCTGCTGGGCCGAGACCTGACAGTCGTCGAGTTGACCCACGACGACCTGGAGCGGGCCGTGCCCGACATCGTCGCCGCGACCGGGCGGACGAACGCCATGGCCGTCCAGATAGCGCTCCCCCTCTATCTGACCGCGGAGCGCGCCGCGGCGGACGGGCACGACCGGCTCGTCCTCGGACAGGGGGCCGACGAGCTGTTCGGCGGCTACGCCAAGGTAGCGAAGGCGCCCGACGACCCCCGGGTCGACGCGGACACGGTCCGGGGGGCGCGCCGGGAAGTGCTGACTGGGCTGCCCGACCAGCTCGAACGGGACGTCCTCGCGCTGCGCGCCGCCGGGGTCGAGCCGGTGACACCGCTGCTTTCCGACCGCGTCGTCGCGGCGGCGCTGGGGCTGTCCGGCTCGCAGCTCGTCCGCGGCGACGAGCGCAAGTGGGCCCTGCGGCGGGCGGCAGCCGAGTGGCTCCCGGACGCAGTCGTCGACCGCGACAAGAAGGCCGCCCAGTACGGGAGCCTCGCGGCCCGCGAACTCGACCGGCTGGCCCGGCAGGCCGGCTACAAGCGACGGATGGACGACCACGTCACGAAGTACGTCGCGTCGCTGGTCGGCGAGTGA
- a CDS encoding PHP domain-containing protein, with translation MLSVELHAHSELSYDGRDSVELLLEQAAAVGLDALAVTDHDEIDASLRAAELAPDYGLVGIPGMEVTSRAGHVLALGVEEAVPSGLPFGETLDRIDDLGGIAVVPHPFQESRSGVLANVTTDDLTAADAVEVYNSRLLTGRANRQAERLARRSGMSMTAGSDAHVSEMVGQAVTRVDAADRTLEGILGAIVDGRTTVEGKRTPWRISFRQAAGGAKRRVKNRIDGLLD, from the coding sequence GTGCTGTCGGTCGAGCTCCACGCCCACTCGGAACTGTCCTACGACGGCCGGGACTCCGTCGAACTCCTGCTCGAGCAGGCGGCGGCCGTCGGGCTCGACGCGCTGGCGGTCACCGACCACGACGAGATCGACGCCAGCCTGCGGGCCGCCGAACTGGCCCCCGACTACGGGCTCGTCGGCATCCCCGGGATGGAGGTGACCAGCCGCGCCGGGCACGTCCTCGCGCTCGGCGTCGAGGAAGCCGTCCCCTCCGGCCTGCCGTTCGGGGAGACGCTCGACCGGATCGACGACCTCGGGGGCATCGCCGTCGTTCCCCACCCGTTCCAGGAGTCGCGCAGCGGCGTCCTCGCCAACGTCACCACGGACGACCTGACCGCAGCGGACGCCGTCGAGGTGTACAACTCCCGGCTGCTGACCGGTCGGGCGAACCGCCAGGCCGAGCGCCTGGCCCGCCGCAGCGGCATGTCCATGACCGCCGGCAGCGACGCGCACGTCAGCGAGATGGTGGGCCAGGCGGTCACGCGCGTCGACGCCGCCGACCGGACCCTCGAGGGAATCCTCGGTGCCATCGTCGACGGTCGGACCACCGTCGAGGGCAAGCGAACGCCCTGGCGGATCAGCTTCCGGCAGGCCGCCGGCGGGGCCAAGCGCCGCGTGAAGAACCGCATCGACGGCCTCCTCGACTGA
- a CDS encoding DNA-directed RNA polymerase subunit B'', translated as MNVEDRRDISREYFTKERLAEHHFRSFNAFLERGMQEVVDEKETIETDIGDKEGQEPVFVELGDVRVLTPRVREADGSEELLYPQEARLRNLTYAAPVFMEMAIVRGGEEEPEQVVDRYEAKVGRLPIMVGSANCNLTGERGAWRDDEELIDLGEDPADPGGYFIVNGSERMLMTSEDLAPNKVLTEHDTRYGDEIQRAKTFSQRHGYRALVMVERGRDRLLEVSFPGVSGDVDFVTLVRALGLESDEEIVHRVSDDPEIVKFMLENLEAADVQTTEEAMEKLGKRVASGQGKNYQLRRANYVIDRHLLPHLHEDGVDEEDVRINKAYYLCRMAEACFELALGRRESDDKDHYANKRLKISGELMKDLFRTALNKLGRDVKYQLERANMRDRDLSVSTVVRSDVLTERLEHPLATGNWVGGRSGVSQLVDRTDYMAVLSHLRRLRSPLSRSQPHFEARDLHATQWGRICPSETPEGPNCGLVKNFAQAIEISQDVEDEREVKRTLADMGVEGIPGIDAAGQGAPADD; from the coding sequence ATGAACGTGGAAGACAGACGCGACATCTCACGGGAGTACTTCACGAAGGAACGACTGGCCGAGCACCACTTCCGCTCGTTCAACGCATTTCTAGAGCGGGGGATGCAGGAGGTCGTCGACGAGAAGGAGACGATCGAGACGGACATCGGCGACAAAGAGGGACAGGAGCCCGTCTTCGTCGAACTGGGCGACGTGCGCGTGCTGACGCCGCGGGTCCGCGAGGCCGACGGCAGCGAGGAGCTGCTCTATCCCCAGGAGGCCCGCCTGCGGAACCTCACCTACGCCGCGCCCGTGTTCATGGAGATGGCCATCGTCCGCGGCGGCGAGGAGGAGCCCGAGCAGGTAGTCGACCGCTACGAGGCCAAGGTCGGCCGGCTCCCGATCATGGTCGGGTCGGCCAACTGCAACCTCACGGGCGAGCGAGGCGCGTGGCGCGACGACGAGGAGCTGATCGACCTCGGCGAGGACCCCGCCGACCCCGGCGGCTACTTCATCGTCAACGGCTCCGAGCGGATGCTCATGACCAGCGAGGACCTCGCACCGAACAAGGTCCTCACCGAGCACGACACCAGGTACGGCGACGAGATCCAGCGGGCCAAGACCTTCTCGCAACGGCACGGCTACCGCGCGCTCGTCATGGTCGAGCGCGGCCGCGACCGCCTGCTGGAGGTCTCCTTCCCGGGCGTCTCCGGCGACGTCGACTTCGTGACGCTCGTCCGCGCCCTCGGACTCGAGTCGGACGAGGAGATCGTCCACCGGGTCAGCGACGACCCGGAGATCGTGAAGTTCATGCTGGAGAACCTGGAGGCCGCCGACGTCCAGACCACCGAGGAGGCCATGGAGAAGCTGGGCAAGCGCGTGGCCTCCGGCCAGGGCAAGAACTACCAGCTCCGCCGCGCGAACTACGTCATCGATCGGCACCTCCTGCCGCACCTCCACGAGGACGGCGTCGACGAGGAGGACGTCCGGATCAACAAGGCCTACTACCTCTGCCGGATGGCCGAGGCCTGCTTCGAGCTCGCGCTCGGTCGCCGCGAGTCCGACGACAAGGACCACTACGCCAACAAGCGCCTGAAGATCAGCGGGGAGCTGATGAAGGACCTCTTCCGGACGGCGCTGAACAAGCTCGGCCGGGACGTCAAGTACCAGCTCGAACGCGCCAACATGCGCGACCGCGACCTCTCGGTGTCGACCGTCGTGCGGTCGGACGTGCTGACCGAGCGCCTGGAGCACCCGCTGGCGACCGGTAACTGGGTCGGCGGCCGCTCGGGCGTCTCCCAGCTCGTCGACCGGACCGACTACATGGCCGTCCTGTCGCACCTGCGCCGGCTGCGCTCGCCGCTGTCGCGCAGCCAGCCCCACTTCGAGGCCCGCGACCTCCACGCCACCCAGTGGGGGCGCATCTGTCCCTCCGAGACGCCCGAAGGCCCCAACTGCGGCCTCGTCAAGAACTTCGCACAGGCCATCGAGATCAGCCAGGACGTCGAGGACGAGCGCGAGGTCAAGCGCACCCTCGCCGACATGGGCGTCGAAGGCATCCCGGGGATCGATGCGGCGGGGCAGGGGGCTCCCGCCGACGACTGA
- a CDS encoding YgaP-like transmembrane domain encodes MKAKNVGGKQRLMRAGMALGLLALARRANRSNHRRIAQLASMGAASFAFNTVTGYCMVNGLIGKDTTAGRKPMPPSDQAPTVPETRP; translated from the coding sequence ATGAAGGCGAAGAACGTCGGCGGGAAGCAGCGTCTGATGCGCGCCGGAATGGCACTGGGCCTCTTGGCGCTGGCCCGTCGTGCGAACCGATCGAACCACCGGAGGATCGCCCAACTGGCGAGTATGGGTGCGGCCAGCTTCGCGTTCAACACCGTCACCGGCTACTGCATGGTCAACGGCCTGATCGGCAAGGACACTACGGCCGGCCGGAAGCCGATGCCGCCCAGCGACCAGGCGCCGACCGTCCCCGAGACGCGACCCTGA
- a CDS encoding nitric-oxide reductase large subunit, whose product MELRRATIAKALAAVFVLNLVVMGAGAWMAYEEAPPIPDRIVGPDGETVATGADVQTGKETFQRDALMNHGSILGNGAYFGQDYTADSLDLKVEHMREYYADQRHGSDYGALSAEQQAAIDTAVQSDLDREYDGGPVQYTAAEAYAHEQVRQTYVERYHEGEAERGVPVDMIDSEEEAQQFADFALWTAWFSHVDRPGGEHSYTNDWPYQPGAGNDATAAAMTWSVIAMVLLVAGAGAGVWLYKSVSLPEPSGEGVSIPDPEDVEIFPSQRAALRFIPVAAGLFLAQVLLGGLLAHYYVERASFFGLEELIGVNILQWAPFALAKTWHIDLGVLWIAATWLGAGLFLPPLLTGHEPKRQSTYVNGLLGALVFVTVGGMVGIWLGAQGYLDGALWWLVGNEGLEYLEVGKVWQFGILAGFLIWAVLSIRGLKPLLDREPPYGLAHMILYAGGSIALLFTAGFLFTPETNLAVTEFWRWWVVHMWVEGAFEFFIVAIVGLTLVSMNLLKRRSAEKAVMLQALLVMGTGVIGVSHHYWWIGMPDMWIPIGSVFSTLELIPLVFILYEALGQYSAMTESGDFPYKLPFMFIVASGVWNFVGAGVLGFFINLPLINYYEHGTYLTVGHAHAAMFGAFGFLALGMVTYMLQLSIDPERWDGSWLRGAFWLWNVGLALMVFVSLLPVGFLQLEAAFTQNYAFARSLEFYSQPIIQDLFWARMPGDTLLILGTVLFAADLVRKRFVLRRTADDPSPEDMAVAEGVLSDD is encoded by the coding sequence ATGGAACTGCGACGCGCGACTATCGCCAAGGCGCTCGCGGCCGTGTTCGTCCTGAATCTGGTCGTCATGGGCGCTGGCGCGTGGATGGCCTACGAGGAGGCACCGCCGATCCCCGATCGGATCGTCGGACCGGACGGCGAGACGGTCGCCACCGGCGCCGACGTCCAGACCGGGAAGGAGACGTTCCAGCGCGACGCGCTGATGAACCACGGGTCGATCCTGGGCAACGGAGCCTACTTCGGCCAGGACTACACCGCAGATTCGCTCGATCTGAAGGTCGAGCACATGCGGGAGTACTACGCCGACCAGCGCCACGGGAGCGACTACGGGGCGCTGTCAGCCGAGCAGCAGGCCGCGATCGACACCGCCGTCCAGTCCGACCTCGACCGCGAGTACGACGGCGGGCCCGTCCAGTACACCGCCGCCGAGGCGTACGCCCACGAGCAGGTGCGCCAGACGTACGTCGAGCGCTACCACGAGGGCGAGGCCGAGCGGGGCGTCCCCGTCGACATGATCGACTCCGAGGAGGAGGCCCAGCAGTTCGCCGACTTCGCGCTGTGGACGGCGTGGTTCTCCCACGTCGACCGCCCCGGCGGCGAGCACTCTTACACGAACGACTGGCCCTACCAGCCCGGCGCGGGTAACGACGCCACCGCGGCCGCGATGACCTGGAGCGTCATCGCGATGGTGCTGCTGGTCGCCGGGGCCGGCGCCGGCGTCTGGCTGTACAAGTCCGTCAGCCTGCCCGAGCCGTCCGGCGAGGGCGTGTCCATCCCCGATCCCGAGGACGTCGAGATCTTCCCCAGCCAGCGGGCGGCGTTGCGGTTCATCCCCGTCGCCGCCGGACTGTTCCTCGCACAGGTGCTCCTCGGCGGCCTGCTGGCCCACTACTACGTCGAGCGGGCGAGCTTCTTCGGGCTGGAGGAACTGATCGGCGTCAACATCCTCCAGTGGGCTCCCTTCGCGCTCGCCAAGACCTGGCACATCGACCTCGGGGTCCTGTGGATCGCCGCGACGTGGCTCGGCGCCGGACTCTTCCTCCCGCCGCTGCTGACCGGCCATGAACCGAAGCGCCAGTCGACCTACGTCAACGGCCTGCTGGGCGCGCTCGTCTTCGTCACCGTCGGCGGCATGGTCGGCATCTGGCTGGGCGCGCAGGGCTACCTCGACGGCGCGCTGTGGTGGCTCGTCGGCAACGAGGGCCTGGAGTACCTCGAGGTCGGCAAGGTCTGGCAGTTCGGCATCCTCGCCGGCTTCCTGATCTGGGCCGTGCTGTCGATCCGCGGCCTGAAGCCGCTGCTGGACCGCGAGCCGCCCTACGGCCTCGCGCACATGATCCTCTACGCCGGCGGCTCGATCGCGCTGCTCTTTACCGCCGGCTTCCTGTTCACCCCCGAGACCAACCTCGCCGTCACGGAGTTCTGGCGCTGGTGGGTCGTCCACATGTGGGTCGAGGGAGCCTTCGAGTTCTTCATCGTCGCCATCGTCGGCCTGACGCTGGTGTCGATGAACCTGCTGAAGCGCCGCAGCGCCGAGAAGGCCGTCATGCTGCAGGCCCTGCTGGTGATGGGCACCGGCGTCATCGGCGTCTCCCACCACTACTGGTGGATCGGCATGCCCGACATGTGGATCCCCATCGGGAGCGTCTTCTCGACGCTGGAGCTGATCCCCCTCGTCTTCATCCTCTACGAGGCGCTGGGTCAGTACAGCGCGATGACGGAGTCCGGGGACTTCCCCTACAAGCTCCCGTTCATGTTCATCGTCGCCTCCGGCGTCTGGAACTTCGTCGGGGCCGGCGTGCTCGGGTTCTTCATCAACCTGCCGCTGATCAACTACTACGAGCACGGCACGTACCTCACCGTCGGCCACGCCCACGCCGCGATGTTCGGCGCGTTCGGCTTCCTGGCGCTGGGCATGGTCACCTACATGCTCCAGCTGTCGATCGATCCGGAGCGCTGGGACGGCTCCTGGCTCCGCGGGGCGTTCTGGCTGTGGAACGTCGGCCTCGCGCTGATGGTGTTCGTCTCCCTGCTCCCGGTCGGCTTCCTCCAGCTGGAGGCCGCGTTCACGCAGAACTACGCCTTCGCGCGCAGCCTGGAGTTCTACAGCCAGCCGATCATCCAGGACCTGTTCTGGGCGCGCATGCCCGGCGACACCCTGCTGATCCTCGGTACGGTGCTGTTCGCGGCCGATCTGGTCCGCAAGCGGTTCGTCCTCCGCCGGACGGCCGACGACCCCAGCCCCGAGGACATGGCCGTCGCCGAGGGCGTCCTCAGCGACGACTGA
- a CDS encoding helix-turn-helix domain-containing protein: MVRDPFADDDSPALEDVLDALDDEDCRAIVSALDEPMTASEISDESGVPLSTTYRKLEQLTEASLLYEGVELRPDGQHASRYAIGFEDVVISLDEERAFEVDISRRPRTPDERLENLWSEVRKET, encoded by the coding sequence ATGGTGCGGGACCCGTTCGCCGACGACGACTCACCGGCGCTAGAGGACGTCCTCGACGCACTCGACGACGAAGACTGTCGAGCCATCGTCAGCGCCCTCGACGAGCCGATGACGGCCAGCGAGATCTCCGACGAGAGCGGCGTCCCGCTGTCGACGACGTATCGAAAGCTCGAACAACTGACGGAGGCGTCGCTCCTGTACGAGGGCGTCGAGCTACGGCCCGACGGGCAGCACGCCAGCCGCTACGCCATCGGCTTCGAGGACGTCGTCATCTCGCTGGACGAGGAGCGCGCGTTCGAGGTCGACATCTCCCGGCGTCCGCGGACCCCGGACGAGCGCCTCGAGAACCTCTGGTCGGAGGTGCGCAAAGAAACATGA
- a CDS encoding DUF7521 family protein: MSPHIPSSQVGIVVTKTLTLILGSLITYYSYRAYARTKAPELRALTWGFGIMTFGAILAGLIDIGVSAYLGHNLLPVSVFAQSVLTTIAFAIILYSLYVE; this comes from the coding sequence ATGAGCCCACACATCCCCAGTTCGCAGGTCGGCATCGTCGTCACCAAGACGCTCACGCTCATCCTCGGGAGCCTGATCACCTACTACTCCTACCGGGCCTACGCCCGGACGAAGGCCCCCGAGTTACGGGCGCTGACCTGGGGGTTCGGCATCATGACGTTCGGCGCCATACTGGCTGGGTTGATCGACATCGGAGTCTCGGCCTACCTCGGGCACAACCTCCTGCCAGTCAGCGTCTTCGCCCAGAGTGTCCTCACCACGATCGCCTTCGCGATCATCCTCTACTCGCTGTACGTGGAGTAG